One genomic window of Vibrio mangrovi includes the following:
- the deoC gene encoding deoxyribose-phosphate aldolase — translation MNELQSAAVRALTLMDLTTLNDDDTEEKVISLCRNANTPFGTTAAICIYPRFIPIARKALREQGTPDIRIATVTNFPHGRDDIDIALAETRAAVAYGADEVDVVFPYRALIDGNEQVGFELVKQCKVACGDILLKVIIETGELKTETLIKKASEIAIRAGADFIKTSTGKVAENATPEYARMMLEVIRDLHVADKVGFKPAGGVKTAQEAAHYLSIADEILGDQWVDRRHYRFGASSLLNHLLATLEGTEVSQSSESY, via the coding sequence ATGAATGAATTACAGTCTGCCGCTGTTCGGGCGTTAACCCTGATGGATTTAACGACCCTGAATGACGATGACACGGAAGAGAAAGTGATTTCACTGTGCCGGAATGCAAACACGCCTTTCGGGACAACGGCTGCCATTTGTATTTATCCTCGCTTTATTCCTATTGCAAGAAAAGCACTCCGGGAGCAGGGAACACCTGACATCAGGATTGCGACTGTGACTAATTTTCCTCATGGGCGGGATGATATTGACATTGCGCTGGCAGAAACCCGAGCGGCAGTTGCCTATGGTGCAGACGAGGTAGATGTAGTTTTCCCTTACCGGGCTTTAATCGATGGGAATGAGCAGGTTGGCTTTGAGCTGGTGAAACAGTGTAAGGTTGCCTGTGGAGATATCTTACTTAAAGTGATTATTGAAACCGGTGAATTGAAAACTGAAACTCTGATAAAGAAAGCTTCTGAAATTGCGATTCGTGCCGGGGCTGATTTTATTAAGACGTCGACCGGAAAAGTTGCAGAAAATGCGACTCCTGAATATGCCAGAATGATGCTGGAAGTGATCCGGGATCTGCATGTTGCGGACAAAGTGGGTTTTAAACCAGCCGGAGGGGTGAAAACTGCACAGGAAGCCGCACATTATCTGTCGATTGCCGATGAAATTCTGGGTGACCAGTGGGTTGATCGCAGACATTATCGCTTTGGTGCATCCAGTCTGCTGAATCATCTGCTGGCTACATTAGAAGGGACGGAAGTTTCTCAGAGTTCAGAATCATATTAA
- the deoD gene encoding purine-nucleoside phosphorylase has protein sequence MATPHINAEMGDFADVVLMPGDPLRAKYIAETFLDDVVQVCDVRNMFGYTGTYKGRKISVMGHGMGIPSCSIYVTELIKDFGVKKVIRVGSCGAVSQNVHIRDVVIGMGACTDSKVNRIRFKNHDFAAIADYQMVKAAEEAAKARGIDVKVGNLFSAELFYTPDPEMFDVMDKYGIVGVEMEAAGIYGVAAEYGAKALTICTVSDHIKTGEQTTSQERQTTFNEMIEIALESVLIGDAQ, from the coding sequence ATGGCTACGCCACACATTAATGCTGAAATGGGAGATTTTGCCGATGTCGTATTGATGCCGGGAGATCCGCTCAGAGCAAAATATATTGCCGAAACATTTTTAGACGATGTTGTTCAGGTCTGTGATGTCAGAAATATGTTCGGTTATACCGGAACGTATAAAGGACGGAAAATCTCGGTGATGGGGCATGGCATGGGGATTCCATCCTGTTCTATCTATGTAACAGAGTTGATTAAAGATTTCGGTGTCAAAAAAGTGATTCGGGTCGGAAGCTGTGGTGCGGTCAGTCAGAATGTTCATATCCGTGATGTTGTCATCGGTATGGGGGCTTGCACGGATTCAAAAGTTAATCGTATCCGTTTCAAAAACCATGACTTTGCTGCAATTGCTGATTATCAGATGGTGAAAGCGGCTGAAGAAGCAGCTAAAGCTCGTGGGATTGATGTGAAAGTTGGTAATCTTTTCTCTGCGGAACTGTTTTATACGCCGGATCCGGAAATGTTTGATGTGATGGATAAATACGGTATCGTCGGTGTGGAGATGGAAGCTGCTGGTATTTATGGTGTTGCCGCCGAATATGGTGCGAAGGCGTTGACGATTTGTACGGTATCGGATCATATCAAGACCGGTGAGCAGACGACATCCCAGGAGCGTCAGACCACATTTAACGAAATGATTGAGATTGCGCTGGAATCGGTTTTGATCGGTGATGCGCAGTAG
- a CDS encoding YtjB family periplasmic protein, whose protein sequence is MGGSLFSLRVVLRIIAVLSVALMFFFTAENSVMISKGNERIQANQLETLTKLLISQASLTASDFLVEQDEEKLKSLTNQLARDRLVFDATIYDAEGVQIAASDSALSVRDVLGLDTPLKTASIGRQQLVEPVLHDNNVIGFIRITFETGKVTAISDHHYRKSDRYMYLMILASFTSGILLTLLLRRKRRSRKGENLLLKNTG, encoded by the coding sequence ATGGGTGGTTCTCTGTTCTCGCTACGCGTGGTTTTGCGCATCATTGCAGTACTTAGTGTTGCACTGATGTTTTTCTTTACCGCGGAAAACAGTGTCATGATCAGTAAAGGTAATGAACGGATTCAGGCGAACCAGTTGGAAACACTGACGAAGTTGCTGATTTCTCAGGCTTCGTTAACTGCAAGTGACTTTCTGGTTGAGCAGGATGAAGAAAAACTGAAATCTCTGACCAATCAGCTGGCCCGGGATCGGCTGGTGTTTGATGCCACAATTTATGATGCGGAAGGCGTGCAGATTGCCGCCAGTGATTCGGCACTCAGTGTCAGAGATGTTCTGGGGCTGGATACACCGCTGAAAACAGCAAGTATTGGCAGACAGCAACTGGTTGAGCCGGTATTACATGACAACAATGTTATCGGCTTCATTCGGATAACTTTCGAAACAGGAAAAGTTACCGCCATATCCGATCACCATTATCGGAAAAGTGATCGTTATATGTATCTGATGATTCTGGCAAGTTTTACCAGTGGCATTCTGCTGACACTGTTGTTACGCCGTAAAAGACGTTCCCGCAAAGGGGAAAACCTGCTACTGAAAAATACAGGGTGA